In Flavobacterium lacustre, a genomic segment contains:
- the asnB gene encoding asparagine synthase (glutamine-hydrolyzing), which translates to MCGINGILHLQSKRTVDERVLIKMRDALEHRGPDDKGLFIDKNIGLGHRRLSILDVSTAGHQPFLSDDERFIMVYNGEIYNFKDFYPELKSNGFDIKTTSDTEVLLKLFQLHGLKMLHRLNGMFAFAIWDKLEKKLIVVRDRMGVKPLYYSFYNESFYFASEQKALFTAGVPLKLADEGLEEYVFNRFVAGENTLYQNVKKVLPGHIMTIHESGKVNTEKWWDLKSEIQNQPKIENPAEWFRETFDDSIKLRMVSDVPVGVLLSGGLDSSSILASLYRQNYKDIETFNIGFKEEEHNESHLAKMIAEKLDYRFHTMQLENTSLFDNLLKSTYFQDEPIMHLNEPHLLAISQLAKPTVKVLLSGEGADELMGGYVRYKPLQFPSLLSSIAAIGSLDVFSKKPRYEKLVRYAQIKKNADLVLFNGSNIFPNDIEETFGIHTLPKNEYRNQIYEEAKSLYPNNLQRQALYFDQHTYLCSLLDRNDRCTMGASIECREPFLDQRLITGLGSLEDKWLFTGKKGKFILKAAMQDRLPKAILKFKKVGLSAPWGDYITKSPAFKDELEAFAKSDLFQTPYFEHIKIKKLVENLQKGDVRMIPYIMPLFMMHIWMKVYANRF; encoded by the coding sequence ATGTGTGGAATTAATGGAATTTTGCATTTACAATCCAAAAGGACAGTAGATGAACGTGTGCTAATCAAAATGCGAGATGCATTGGAACATCGCGGTCCTGATGATAAAGGACTATTTATAGACAAAAATATAGGATTAGGTCACAGAAGACTTTCAATTCTTGATGTTTCTACTGCTGGTCACCAGCCGTTTCTTTCGGATGACGAAAGATTTATAATGGTTTATAATGGCGAAATTTATAATTTCAAGGATTTTTATCCCGAATTAAAAAGCAACGGTTTTGATATAAAAACAACTTCAGATACCGAAGTCTTGTTAAAACTGTTTCAATTGCATGGACTAAAAATGCTCCACCGCCTCAACGGAATGTTTGCATTTGCCATTTGGGACAAACTGGAAAAAAAGCTTATTGTCGTTCGGGACAGAATGGGCGTTAAACCACTATATTATTCGTTTTATAACGAAAGTTTTTATTTTGCCTCAGAACAAAAAGCCCTTTTTACTGCCGGCGTTCCGCTTAAACTGGCCGATGAAGGTTTAGAAGAATATGTTTTTAACCGATTTGTTGCCGGAGAAAATACGTTGTACCAAAACGTAAAAAAAGTACTTCCCGGACACATCATGACCATCCACGAAAGCGGAAAAGTAAATACCGAAAAATGGTGGGACTTGAAATCAGAAATCCAAAACCAACCCAAAATTGAAAATCCGGCAGAATGGTTTCGAGAAACTTTTGATGACTCCATAAAACTGCGAATGGTAAGTGACGTTCCTGTAGGCGTTTTATTAAGCGGTGGCCTGGATTCTTCGTCTATTTTAGCCTCTTTATACCGTCAAAATTACAAAGACATCGAGACGTTTAATATTGGTTTTAAGGAAGAAGAACACAACGAATCGCATTTAGCGAAAATGATAGCCGAAAAACTGGATTACCGTTTTCACACCATGCAATTAGAAAATACAAGTCTATTTGATAATTTGTTAAAAAGCACCTATTTTCAGGATGAACCCATCATGCATTTAAACGAACCGCATCTTTTGGCAATTTCTCAATTGGCAAAACCAACTGTAAAAGTGTTACTTTCCGGTGAAGGTGCCGATGAATTGATGGGTGGTTATGTACGATACAAACCCCTTCAGTTTCCCTCCTTACTGAGTTCAATAGCCGCAATTGGATCATTGGATGTATTTTCAAAAAAACCACGTTACGAGAAATTAGTCCGATATGCACAAATCAAAAAAAATGCGGATTTAGTGCTATTTAACGGGTCTAATATTTTTCCGAACGATATTGAAGAAACCTTTGGAATTCATACACTTCCCAAAAATGAATACCGAAACCAAATTTACGAAGAAGCCAAATCATTGTATCCTAATAATTTACAAAGACAAGCCTTGTATTTTGACCAACATACCTATTTATGTTCTCTTTTGGACCGCAATGATCGATGCACTATGGGCGCTTCCATTGAATGTAGAGAACCATTTTTAGACCAACGGTTAATTACCGGATTGGGTTCTCTGGAAGACAAATGGTTGTTTACAGGCAAGAAAGGGAAATTTATTCTAAAAGCAGCGATGCAAGACCGTTTGCCCAAAGCTATTCTGAAATTCAAAAAAGTAGGATTGAGTGCGCCTTGGGGAGATTACATTACCAAAAGTCCAGCTTTTAAAGACGAATTAGAGGCTTTCGCCAAAAGCGACCTCTTCCAAACTCCTTATTTTGAACACATTAAAATCAAGAAACTCGTAGAAAATTTACAAAAAGGAGACGTCCGAATGATTCCGTACATCATGCCGCTGTTCATGATGCATATTTGGATGAAAGTCTATGCCAATAGATTTTAA